A window from Musa acuminata AAA Group cultivar baxijiao chromosome BXJ3-10, Cavendish_Baxijiao_AAA, whole genome shotgun sequence encodes these proteins:
- the LOC135651016 gene encoding uncharacterized protein LOC135651016, with protein sequence MATAFANQFLRPVPAGLRRPPAALKPAGTFLHLRRPPAGPVTRSVGPRRGCAVKSESVEKVGTDLKDLVEFLYDDLPHLFDEQGIDRTMYDDRVRFRDPITRHDTIDGYLFNIRLLKLLFRPDFYLHHVRQTGPNEISTRWTMVMRFTLLPWKPELVFTGTSVMGVNPLTQKFCSHLDLWDSIQNNDYFSLEGLIDVLKQLRIYKTPELETPKYLILKRTANYEIRKYEPFVVVETEGDKLSGSSGFNNVAGYIFGKNSSTEKIPMTTPVFTQAVDDKLSKVSIQIVLPMDKELGNLPSPSAEAVNLRKVEGGIAAVIKFSGKPSEEIVLSKERELRSAILKDGLRPQQGCLLARYNDPGSTNSFIMRNEVLIWLNDFTLE encoded by the exons atggcCACAGCTTTCGCCAACCAATTCCTCCGTCCAGTTCCCGCCGGCCTCAGGCGGCCTCCCGCCGCCCTGAAGCCCGCCGGAACCTTCCTTCATCTCCGACGCCCTCCCGCAGGTCCCGTGACAAGGAGTGTGGGTCCGAGGAGGGGTTGCGCTGTGAAGAGCGAGTCGGTGGAGAAGGTGGGCACCGACCTGAAAGACCTGGTGGAGTTCCTCTATGACGACCTCCCTCACCTCTTCGACGAGCAGGGCATCGACCGGACCATGTACGACGACCGCGTGAGGTTCCGGGACCCCATCACGCGTCACGACACCATCGACGGCTATCTGTTCAACATCCGGCTCCTGAAGCTGCTCTTCCGCCCCGATTTCTATCTGCACCACGTGAGGCAG ACAGGACCTAATGAAATCAGTACAAGATGGACTATGGTAATGAGGTTTACGCTTCTACCATGGAAACCGGAGTTGGTGTTCACGGGAACATCAGTCATGGGCGTCAACCCACTGACTCAAAAATTTTGCAGCCATTTG GATCTTTGGGACTCCATACAAAACAATGACTACTTTTCTTTGGAAGGTCTAATAGATGTTTTAAAGCAG CTGCGAATATACAAGACTCCGGAATTGGAAACCCCAAAGTACTTGATACTGAAAAGAACTGCAAATTATGAG ATAAGGAAGTATGAGCCATTTGTGGTGGTTGAAACCGAAGGAGATAAGCTATCTGGCTCATCTGGTTTCAACAATGTTGCCGG GTATATATTCGGTAAGAATTCCTCGACTGAAAAGATTCCCATGACGACCCCTGTTTTCACACAGGCAGTTGATGACAAATTATCAAAAGTTTCTATCCAGATCGTTCTACCAATGGACAAAGAATTGGGCAA TTTGCCTTCTCCCAGTGCCGAAGCAGTTAATTTGAGAAAGGTTGAAGGAGGTATTGCTGCAGTAATAAAATTTAGTGGAAAACCGAGTGAAGAGATTGTACTCAGTAAAGAGAGAGAACTTCGGTCTGCAATACTTAAAGATGGTCTCAGACCTCAACAAGGTTGTTTGCTTGCTCGCTACAATGATCCTGGCAGTACAAACAGCTTCATAATG CGAAATGAGGTGCTGATATGGCTTAATGACTTCACATTAGAATAA
- the LOC135651017 gene encoding V-type proton ATPase subunit c''2, with product MSSSWSRALTQISPYTFASIGIAISIGVSVLGAAWGIYITGSSLIGAAIKAPRITSKNLISVIFCEAVAIYGVIVAIILQTKLESVPSSKIYDPESLRAGYAIFASGIIVGFANLMCGLCVGIIGSSCALSDAQNSTLFVKILVIEIFGSALGLFGVIVGIIMSAQATWPAKTA from the exons ATGTCGAGCTCGTGGTCGCGGGCGCTGACGCAGATCTCGCCCTACACCTTCGCCTCCATCGGAATCGCCATCTCAATCGGCGTCTCCGTCCTCGGCGCTGCTTG GGGGATCTATATCACCGGGAGCAGCTTGATCGGTGCGGCGATCAAAGCCCCCAGAATCACCTCGAAGAATCTCATTAG TGTTATCTTCTGCGAGGCTGTCGCCATATATGGTGTTATTGTTGCAATTATTCTACAAACAAAACTAGAAAGCGTGCCATCATCAAAGATATATGATCCAGAGTCTCTTAGAGCTGGATATGCAATATTTGCTTCTGGAATCATCGTGGGTTTTGCAAATCTCATGTGCGG ACTTTGCGTAGGAATAATTGGAAGCAGCTGTGCGCTGTCCGATGCTCAAAACTCCACGCTTTTTGTCAAGATTCTGGTGATTGAAATATTTGGCAGTGCACTTGGGTTATTTGGTGTGATCGTTGGCATAATTATGTCGGCGCAAGCAACATGGCCAGCCAAAACAGCATGA
- the LOC135651808 gene encoding GDP-fucose transporter 1-like encodes MDGVKPEASKQYYATSSLVVGYALCSSLLAVINKFAITMFNYPGLLTALQYLTSTLGVWVLGRLGFLYHDPFNLETAKKFLPAAFVFYLAIFTNTNLLRHANVDTFIVFRSLTPLLVAIADTAFRKQPCPSKLTFSSLVIILGGAVGYVMTDSAFTLTAYSWAFAYLVTITTEMVYIKHMVTNLGLNTWGFVFYNNLLSLMMAPVFWVVTGEYADVFTAYGSSSGNWFDFVAFVAVALSCVFGLLISFFGFSARKAISATAFTVTGVVNKFLTVAINVLIWDKHASSLGLVCLLLTLIGGVLYQQSVTGKRSQRDGSTDSKQANSAVGNVDSEDEKQGKGLSGKDSAV; translated from the coding sequence ATGGACGGAGTCAAACCCGAAGCTTCGAAGCAGTATTACGCCACAAGTAGCCTTGTTGTGGGCTATGCTCTCTGTTCCAGCTTGCTCGCTGTCATCAACAAGTTTGCTATCACAATGTTCAATTACCCTGGCCTCCTGACGGCATTGCAGTACTTGACATCGACTCTCGGTGTTTGGGTTCTGGGAAGGCTGGGTTTTCTCTACCACGATCCCTTTAACCTTGAGACAGCCAAGAAGTTCTTGCCCGCTGCTTTTGTCTTCTACCTTGCCATTTTCACCAACACCAATCTTCTACGGCACGCTAATGTTGATACGTTCATAGTGTTTCGTTCCCTGACTCCCCTTCTGGTTGCCATCGCGGATACTGCTTTCAGAAAGCAGCCATGCCCTTCCAAGCTGACATTCTCATCTCTTGTGATTATTCTTGGGGGCGCAGTTGGCTATGTGATGACCGATTCTGCCTTCACTCTCACTGCATACTCGTGGGCATTTGCTTATTTGGTGACTATTACCACTGAGATGGTTTACATAAAGCACATGGTGACTAATCTAGGATTGAACACTTGGGGTTTTGTGTTTTACAATAATCTTCTGTCCTTGATGATGGCACCGGTGTTTTGGGTTGTTACTGGGGAGTATGCAGATGTCTTCACAGCTTATGGATCAAGTTCTGGAAATTGGTTCGATTTCGTTGCTTTTGTTGCAGTAGCTTTGTCTTGTGTTTTTGGATTGCTCATCAGTTTCTTCGGCTTTTCTGCAAGGAAAGCAATCTCTGCCACTGCATTTACAGTTACAGGtgttgtcaacaagtttctcaccgTTGCGATCAATGTATTAATCTGGGATAAGCATGCAAGCTCGCTTGGTTTGGTTTGCCTGCTTTTGACACTCATAGGGGGAGTTCTTTATCAGCAGTCAGTCACCGGCAAAAGATCACAACGAGATGGATCTACAGATTCTAAGCAGGCCAACAGTGCAGTAGGTAATGTTGATTCTGAAGATGAAAAACAAGGCAAGGGTCTATCTGGTAAGGATTCAGCCGTATGA
- the LOC135651806 gene encoding transcription factor NIGTH1-like isoform X1, whose protein sequence is MCSICFCSLDYSSSVSGSSQILLRHLQHISTPLISSRLTDQRRESLQYLVAVAPAMGSPPELSLDYKLDDYTAVAKAAGAQPEQNQKIQEFLARLEEERHKIEVFKRELPLCMQLLNNAIEIYKQQLQERVPLKYMNVDGSDKANWMVSAQLWSPPDDAAKQQAAPPPKEADVIPKLALDTTKQRSGGAFLPFSREKSRVAHATSAEKVVEEKKCAELENEIVNTGRHSGANGHENTADSQAAAAAAPPTHRKARRCWSPDLHRRFVNALQMLGGSQVATPKQIRELMKVDGLTNDEVKSHLQKYRLHTRRPIPAPHAAVGAGAPPQLVVLGGIWVPPEYATSAGPAMYGAHAAPVPREFYSPVPHHHYHHLHYPPLGLGASTPAASRGRTADSPEPEVRSGGERSESIEEEEEEVRKRDEEEEEEEAPASEEKALVPLMVKAEDDNGGDVVLKI, encoded by the exons ATGTGCAGTATATGCTTCTGCAGCTTAGATTATTCATCTTCAGTATCAGGCTCCTCTCAAATACTACTTCGACATCT GCAACACATCTCTACTCCTCTCATATCCTCCCGACTCACAGATCAACGCAGGGAGAGCTTGCAGTACTTAGTAGCAGTGGCACCCGCCATGGGTTCACCGCCCGAGCTCAGCCTAGACTACAAGCTCGACGACTACACGGCGGTCGCAAAGGCGGCAGGAGCGCAACCTGAGCAGAACCAGAAGATCCAGGAGTTCCTCGCTCGCCTCGAAGAAGAACGGCATAAGATCGAAGTCTTTAAGCGCGAGCTGCCTCTCTGCATGCAGCTTCTCAACAACG CCATTGAGATTTATAAGCAGCAGTTGCAAGAACGCGTGCCGCTTAAATACATGAATGTTGATGGGTCCGACAAGGCCAACTGGATGGTCTCGGCTCAGCTATGGAGTCCGCCTGACGACGCAGCCAAGCAGCAGGCGGCGCCGCCGCCGAAGGAGGCCGACGTGATTCCGAAGCTCGCGCTGGACACCACCAAGCAAAGGAGCGGTGGTGCGTTCCTTCCCTTCTCGAGGGAGAAGAGCAGAGTAGCCCACGCTACCTCTGCGGAGAAGGTGGTGGAGGAGAAGAAGTGTGCGGAGTTGGAGAATGAAATTGTTAACACCGGAAGACATAGTGGCGCCAATGGACATGAAAACACAGCTGATAgccaggcggcggcggcggcggcgccaccGACGCATAGGAAGGCCAGGAGATGCTGGTCGCCGGACTTGCACCGCCGCTTCGTCAATGCTCTTCAGATGTTAGGAGGCTCTCAAG TTGCGACTCCAAAGCAGATTAGAGAGCTGATGAAGGTTGATGGATTGACCAATGATGAGGTGAAGAGCCACCTGCAG AAATACCGACTCCATACGAGGAGGCCGATCCCGGCGCCGCATGCGGCGGTGGGCGCGGGGGCGCCGCCGCAGCTGGTGGTGCTGGGGGGCATCTGGGTCCCTCCAGAGTACGCCACGTCGGCAGGCCCGGCCATGTACGGCGCTCACGCGGCCCCCGTGCCCCGGGAGTTCTACTCGCCGGTGCCGCACCACCACTACCACCACCTGCACTACCCTCCCCTCGGACTCGGCGCCTCCACTCCCGCCGCCAGTAGGGGGAGGACGGCTGATTCGCCGGAGCCCGAGGTGAGGAGCGGCGGGGAGAGGTCGGAGAGcatcgaggaggaggaagaagaagtgcGGAAGAGggacgaagaggaagaggaggaggaggcgccgGCGTCGGAGGAGAAGGCGTTGGTGCCTCTGATGGTGAAGGCCGAGGACGACAACGGCGGCGACGTGGTCCTCAAGATCTGA
- the LOC135651806 gene encoding transcription factor NIGTH1-like isoform X2, producing MISWPPRFPSLEPLPFLCEKQHISTPLISSRLTDQRRESLQYLVAVAPAMGSPPELSLDYKLDDYTAVAKAAGAQPEQNQKIQEFLARLEEERHKIEVFKRELPLCMQLLNNAIEIYKQQLQERVPLKYMNVDGSDKANWMVSAQLWSPPDDAAKQQAAPPPKEADVIPKLALDTTKQRSGGAFLPFSREKSRVAHATSAEKVVEEKKCAELENEIVNTGRHSGANGHENTADSQAAAAAAPPTHRKARRCWSPDLHRRFVNALQMLGGSQVATPKQIRELMKVDGLTNDEVKSHLQKYRLHTRRPIPAPHAAVGAGAPPQLVVLGGIWVPPEYATSAGPAMYGAHAAPVPREFYSPVPHHHYHHLHYPPLGLGASTPAASRGRTADSPEPEVRSGGERSESIEEEEEEVRKRDEEEEEEEAPASEEKALVPLMVKAEDDNGGDVVLKI from the exons ATGATCTCCTGGCCGCCTCGATTCCCTTCTCTTGAACCTTTGCCTTTTCTCTGCGAGAA GCAACACATCTCTACTCCTCTCATATCCTCCCGACTCACAGATCAACGCAGGGAGAGCTTGCAGTACTTAGTAGCAGTGGCACCCGCCATGGGTTCACCGCCCGAGCTCAGCCTAGACTACAAGCTCGACGACTACACGGCGGTCGCAAAGGCGGCAGGAGCGCAACCTGAGCAGAACCAGAAGATCCAGGAGTTCCTCGCTCGCCTCGAAGAAGAACGGCATAAGATCGAAGTCTTTAAGCGCGAGCTGCCTCTCTGCATGCAGCTTCTCAACAACG CCATTGAGATTTATAAGCAGCAGTTGCAAGAACGCGTGCCGCTTAAATACATGAATGTTGATGGGTCCGACAAGGCCAACTGGATGGTCTCGGCTCAGCTATGGAGTCCGCCTGACGACGCAGCCAAGCAGCAGGCGGCGCCGCCGCCGAAGGAGGCCGACGTGATTCCGAAGCTCGCGCTGGACACCACCAAGCAAAGGAGCGGTGGTGCGTTCCTTCCCTTCTCGAGGGAGAAGAGCAGAGTAGCCCACGCTACCTCTGCGGAGAAGGTGGTGGAGGAGAAGAAGTGTGCGGAGTTGGAGAATGAAATTGTTAACACCGGAAGACATAGTGGCGCCAATGGACATGAAAACACAGCTGATAgccaggcggcggcggcggcggcgccaccGACGCATAGGAAGGCCAGGAGATGCTGGTCGCCGGACTTGCACCGCCGCTTCGTCAATGCTCTTCAGATGTTAGGAGGCTCTCAAG TTGCGACTCCAAAGCAGATTAGAGAGCTGATGAAGGTTGATGGATTGACCAATGATGAGGTGAAGAGCCACCTGCAG AAATACCGACTCCATACGAGGAGGCCGATCCCGGCGCCGCATGCGGCGGTGGGCGCGGGGGCGCCGCCGCAGCTGGTGGTGCTGGGGGGCATCTGGGTCCCTCCAGAGTACGCCACGTCGGCAGGCCCGGCCATGTACGGCGCTCACGCGGCCCCCGTGCCCCGGGAGTTCTACTCGCCGGTGCCGCACCACCACTACCACCACCTGCACTACCCTCCCCTCGGACTCGGCGCCTCCACTCCCGCCGCCAGTAGGGGGAGGACGGCTGATTCGCCGGAGCCCGAGGTGAGGAGCGGCGGGGAGAGGTCGGAGAGcatcgaggaggaggaagaagaagtgcGGAAGAGggacgaagaggaagaggaggaggaggcgccgGCGTCGGAGGAGAAGGCGTTGGTGCCTCTGATGGTGAAGGCCGAGGACGACAACGGCGGCGACGTGGTCCTCAAGATCTGA
- the LOC135651806 gene encoding transcription factor NIGTH1-like isoform X3 produces MGSPPELSLDYKLDDYTAVAKAAGAQPEQNQKIQEFLARLEEERHKIEVFKRELPLCMQLLNNAIEIYKQQLQERVPLKYMNVDGSDKANWMVSAQLWSPPDDAAKQQAAPPPKEADVIPKLALDTTKQRSGGAFLPFSREKSRVAHATSAEKVVEEKKCAELENEIVNTGRHSGANGHENTADSQAAAAAAPPTHRKARRCWSPDLHRRFVNALQMLGGSQVATPKQIRELMKVDGLTNDEVKSHLQKYRLHTRRPIPAPHAAVGAGAPPQLVVLGGIWVPPEYATSAGPAMYGAHAAPVPREFYSPVPHHHYHHLHYPPLGLGASTPAASRGRTADSPEPEVRSGGERSESIEEEEEEVRKRDEEEEEEEAPASEEKALVPLMVKAEDDNGGDVVLKI; encoded by the exons ATGGGTTCACCGCCCGAGCTCAGCCTAGACTACAAGCTCGACGACTACACGGCGGTCGCAAAGGCGGCAGGAGCGCAACCTGAGCAGAACCAGAAGATCCAGGAGTTCCTCGCTCGCCTCGAAGAAGAACGGCATAAGATCGAAGTCTTTAAGCGCGAGCTGCCTCTCTGCATGCAGCTTCTCAACAACG CCATTGAGATTTATAAGCAGCAGTTGCAAGAACGCGTGCCGCTTAAATACATGAATGTTGATGGGTCCGACAAGGCCAACTGGATGGTCTCGGCTCAGCTATGGAGTCCGCCTGACGACGCAGCCAAGCAGCAGGCGGCGCCGCCGCCGAAGGAGGCCGACGTGATTCCGAAGCTCGCGCTGGACACCACCAAGCAAAGGAGCGGTGGTGCGTTCCTTCCCTTCTCGAGGGAGAAGAGCAGAGTAGCCCACGCTACCTCTGCGGAGAAGGTGGTGGAGGAGAAGAAGTGTGCGGAGTTGGAGAATGAAATTGTTAACACCGGAAGACATAGTGGCGCCAATGGACATGAAAACACAGCTGATAgccaggcggcggcggcggcggcgccaccGACGCATAGGAAGGCCAGGAGATGCTGGTCGCCGGACTTGCACCGCCGCTTCGTCAATGCTCTTCAGATGTTAGGAGGCTCTCAAG TTGCGACTCCAAAGCAGATTAGAGAGCTGATGAAGGTTGATGGATTGACCAATGATGAGGTGAAGAGCCACCTGCAG AAATACCGACTCCATACGAGGAGGCCGATCCCGGCGCCGCATGCGGCGGTGGGCGCGGGGGCGCCGCCGCAGCTGGTGGTGCTGGGGGGCATCTGGGTCCCTCCAGAGTACGCCACGTCGGCAGGCCCGGCCATGTACGGCGCTCACGCGGCCCCCGTGCCCCGGGAGTTCTACTCGCCGGTGCCGCACCACCACTACCACCACCTGCACTACCCTCCCCTCGGACTCGGCGCCTCCACTCCCGCCGCCAGTAGGGGGAGGACGGCTGATTCGCCGGAGCCCGAGGTGAGGAGCGGCGGGGAGAGGTCGGAGAGcatcgaggaggaggaagaagaagtgcGGAAGAGggacgaagaggaagaggaggaggaggcgccgGCGTCGGAGGAGAAGGCGTTGGTGCCTCTGATGGTGAAGGCCGAGGACGACAACGGCGGCGACGTGGTCCTCAAGATCTGA
- the LOC135650767 gene encoding superoxide dismutase [Fe] 2, chloroplastic-like, whose amino-acid sequence MQKTIPNHKTLRFHCPLPISAPSAVVLRPSPVPAALLPIFPMAMALPLAYASSVVHPFEAGRLSFSTKATKHKKQIYQFRNVTKVLAYYGLTNPPYKLDALEPYMSRRTLELHWGNIHRGYSDSLNKQLANSPLYGCTMEELIKTTFNNGNPLPEYNNAAEVWNHDFFWESMQPNGGRLPWGGVLDQIEKDFGSFSNFRDEFVHSAMMLFGSGWVWLVLKTNERRLSIVRTSNALCPLVWGDIPIISLDMWEHAYYLDYKDDVSKYVNNFMDHLISWHSATARMVRAEAFVNLGEPKIPVA is encoded by the exons ATGCAAAAAACAATCCCAAATCATAAAACACTCCGCTTCCACTGTCCCCTCCCAATCTCCGCCCCATCCGCCGTCGTCCTACGCCCATCTCCGGTGCCCGCAGCTCTCCTCCCCATCTTTCCCATGGCCATGGCGCTCCCCCTCGCCTATGCGTCCTCCGTCGTGCATCCTTT TGAAGCAGGAAGGCTATCTTTCAGCACCAAGGCCACCAAG CATAAGAAACAGATATATCAGTTCCGAAACGTTACAAAGGTTCTGGCATACTATGGCCTAACAAACCCTCCGTATAAACTA GATGCATTGGAACCATACATGAGCAGGAGGACGCTGGAACTGCACTGGGGCAATATTCATCGAGGTTATTCAGATAGCTTGAATAAGCAGCTTGCTAACAGCCCATTGTATGGTTGCACAATGGAGGAGCTTATCAAAACCACATTCAACAATGGCAACCCATTACCAGAATATAATAATGCTGCCGAG GTTTGGAACCATGATTTCTTCTGGGAATCAATGCAACCTAATGGTGGAAGGTTGCCATGGGGAGGTGTGCTTGACCAGATTGAAAAGGACTTTGGTTCATTCTCTAACTTCCGAGATGAATTTGTACATTCAGCTATGATGCTTTTCGGATCTGGCTGGGTGTGGCTTGTCT TGAAAACCAATGAAAGAAGACTTTCGATAGTTAGAACATCAAATGCACTTTGTCCACTTGTTTGGGGTGATATT CCAATCATCAGCCTGGACATGTGGGAG CATGCATATTACTTGGACTACAAG GATGACGTGAGCAAATATGTTAATAACTTCATGGACCATCTTATCTCCTGGCATTCAGCCACAGCACGTATGGTTCGTGCTGAGGCTTTTGTAAATCTTGGAGAGCCAAAGATTCCAGTTGCATGA
- the LOC103969568 gene encoding transcription factor MYB106, with protein MGRSPCCDKVNLKKGPWTVEEDQKLLAYVEKHGHGSWRALPAKAGLQRCGKSCRLRWTNYLRPDIKRGEFSPQEEKTIIQLHALLGNRWSAIASHLPKRTDNEIKNYWNTHLKKRLAKVGIDPCTLKATSNTLSSADGRPRSAANLSHMAQWESARLEAEARLARESKLRAASGSMNLQQQQQQQQQMRSSSLGEPISSPCLDVLRERKNTPGENVDLESPTSTLSFPENRPPTTESGTGLVDGDVAVAPASQQGSENSEPEGAEWRFSGNDTTDCLTGFSVEAFDGEAPWLSEPYASQAGCSWGQFGAGFTGMLLGEFGEQKTRDHSRDSHTNGHETCADEEEEEGEENRNYWNSILNWVNSPSSSSSPVSYNPD; from the exons ATGGGTCGATCACCATGCTGTGACAAGGTGAACCTGAAGAAGGGACCTTGGACTGTGGAGGAAGACCAGAAGCTGCTCGCTTATGTTGAGAAGCACGGCCATGGGAGCTGGAGAGCGTTGCCCGCCAAAGCCG GACTGCAGAGGTGTGGGAAGAGCTGCCGGTTGAGATGGACCAACTACCTTCGACCGGACATCAAAAGGGGGGAGTTTAGCCCGCAGGAGGAGAAGACCATCATCCAACTCCATGCTCTTCTTGGGAACAG ATGGTCCGCGATCGCCAGCCATCTGCCCAAGAGaaccgacaacgagatcaagaactactggaacacccacCTGAAGAAGCGGCTGGCCAAGGTGGGCATCGATCCTTGCACCCTCAAGGCCACCAGCAACACCCTCAGCTCCGCCGACGGCCGACCCAGGAGCGCTGCCAACCTCAGCCACATGGCTCAGTGGGAGAGCGCACGCCTCGAAGCCGAGGCCCGCCTGGCGAGGGAGTCAAAGCTGCGTGCAGCTTCCGGTTCCATGAAcctacagcagcagcagcagcagcagcaacagatgAGATCCTCGTCGTTGGGCGAACCCATTTCATCTCCCTGCCTCGACGTGCTCAGAGAACGGAAGAACACTCCAGGCGAAAACGTCGACCTGGAGTCACCCACCTCCACGTTGAGCTTCCCGGAGAACCGTCCTCCAACGACGGAGTCCGGCACCGGGCTCGTGGACGGCGATGTGGCCGTCGCACCGGCGAGCCAGCAAGGAAGCGAGAACTCGGAGCCAGAAGGCGCGGAGTGGAGATTCTCGGGAAATGATACAACGGACTGCCTCACAGGCTTCTCTGTCGAGGCCTTCGATGGGGAGGCGCCATGGCTATCGGAACCGTACGCTTCGCAGGCAGGGTGTTCATGGGGGCAATTCGGAGCAGGATTCACCGGAATGCTGTTGGGTGAGTTCGGGGAGCAGAAAACTCGGGACCACTCCCGAGATTCCCATACGAATGGGCACGAGACCTGCGCcgacgaggaagaagaggagggggaggagaaccGGAACTACTGGAACAGCATTCTTAACTGGGTCAACTCTCCCTCCTCCAGTTCCTCCCCGGTGTCCTACAACCCAGATTAA
- the LOC135650768 gene encoding 2-hydroxy-palmitic acid dioxygenase MPO1-like encodes MGKGGLFDLERHFAFYGAYHSNPVNVLIHMLFVWPIFYTSLLIFQFTPPFFHLHLHLPLPGGGDALTLPFNFAFVGALVYALFYLFMDRKAGSLAAILCFLCWFGSHALAVRLGFSLAWKVVLAAQLFCWSFQFIGHGMFEKRAPALLDNLSQAFLMAPFFVLLEALSLLGYEPYPGFHASVRSKIDTDRKAWQASKQKKAS; translated from the exons ATGGGGAAGGGGGGTTTATTTGATTTGGAGCGGCACTTCGCCTTCTACGGGGCGTACCACAGCAACCCCGTCAACGTCCTCATCCACATGCTCTTCGTCTGGCCCATCTTCTACACCTCCCTCCTCATCTTCCAATTCACCCCGCCCTTCTTCCATCTCCATCTTCATCTTCCTCTACCGGGAGGAGGCGACGCCCTGACGCTGCCCTTCAACTTCGCCTTCGTCGGCGCTCTCGTCTATGCCCTCTTCTACCTGTTCATGGACAGGAAGGCCGGCTCCCTCGCCGCCATCCTCTGCTTCCTCTGCTGGTTCGGCAGCCACGCCCTCGCCGTCCGCCTCGGCTTCTCCCTCGCATGGAAG GTGGTTCTGGCAGCTCAGTTGTTTTGCTGGAGTTTCCAATTTATAGGTCATGGAATGTTTGAG AAACGAGCACCAGCTCTTCTTGATAATCTTTCTCAAGCATTCCTGATGGCTCCATTTTTTGTTCTGCTCGAG GCACTTAGTTTGTTGGGATACGAGCCATATCCTGGCTTCCATGCCAGCGTCCGCTCGAAGATCGACACGGATCGCAAGGCATGGCAAGCCAGCAAGCAGAAGAAGGCTTCTTGA